From a single Oceanispirochaeta sp. genomic region:
- a CDS encoding family 43 glycosylhydrolase, producing QTLALKGNPEEIYRGNRKFGCLEGPQLLKREGWYYLIAAEGGTGYGHAVQVSRSRMINGPYEMDTTGPLLTSRINPRPAENDYTEDFLKPHFYNPELKLQKAGHGSLIEDDKGRSWLFHLCARPLMPQMRCVLNRETSLQKVIWKEGWPVLMTGGCHPADSIEIDGDIEQTQDISCQGIDNFDTKTLGTQWYSLKAPLEENWCSLTKTPGVLSIRGRNSTYSAHDTSLVARRIQHFNCLIETTLDFNPGSYRQMAGLMVLTGSRTYYYLRKFYSRKLQSVALGILVSRNGEPAELHETVTSVPGDSEITLRCRINQPLLQFSYQIGNSKEIRVGSPQDASILSDEYTNNGPGAFDGSFCGMTAQDLDRHSQWAEFSNFSYREIESE from the coding sequence CACAGACTCTGGCTCTGAAAGGGAATCCCGAAGAAATTTATCGCGGGAATCGGAAATTTGGCTGCCTGGAGGGTCCGCAGCTCTTAAAAAGAGAGGGATGGTATTATCTGATAGCTGCCGAAGGCGGAACCGGTTATGGACATGCCGTTCAGGTTTCACGGTCCAGAATGATTAATGGTCCTTACGAGATGGATACCACAGGGCCGCTTCTTACTTCCCGCATCAATCCCCGCCCCGCAGAAAATGACTATACCGAGGATTTTCTGAAACCTCATTTCTATAACCCTGAACTTAAACTTCAGAAGGCCGGTCATGGAAGCCTCATCGAAGACGACAAAGGACGGAGCTGGCTGTTTCACCTCTGTGCCCGTCCCCTGATGCCCCAGATGCGCTGTGTTCTGAACAGGGAAACCTCCCTTCAGAAGGTGATATGGAAAGAGGGCTGGCCCGTCCTGATGACAGGAGGCTGTCACCCGGCAGACAGCATTGAAATCGATGGAGACATAGAACAGACGCAAGACATCAGCTGTCAAGGGATTGATAACTTTGATACAAAGACCCTGGGAACTCAATGGTACAGCCTGAAGGCCCCTCTTGAAGAAAACTGGTGCTCCCTGACGAAGACTCCGGGAGTCTTGAGCATACGGGGAAGGAATTCCACATACTCCGCTCATGATACCAGCCTTGTAGCCCGCCGGATTCAGCATTTCAACTGCCTGATAGAGACGACCCTGGATTTTAATCCCGGCTCCTATCGTCAGATGGCAGGATTAATGGTTCTCACCGGCAGCCGGACCTATTACTACCTGAGAAAATTCTACAGCCGCAAACTTCAAAGCGTAGCCCTTGGAATCCTGGTCAGCCGCAATGGAGAGCCCGCGGAACTTCATGAAACAGTGACCTCTGTTCCCGGAGACTCGGAAATAACTCTCCGCTGCCGGATCAATCAACCCCTCCTGCAGTTTTCCTATCAGATAGGGAACAGCAAAGAGATCCGCGTCGGATCACCCCAGGATGCATCCATCCTGAGTGATGAATACACCAATAACGGCCCCGGCGCCTTTGACGGCAGCTTCTGCGGCATGACTGCTCAGGATCTGGACAGACACAGCCAGTGGGCCGAATTTTCAAATTTCAGCTACAGGGAGATTGAATCAGAATGA
- a CDS encoding GH1 family beta-glucosidase — MKDIYTFPENFKWGTATASYQIEGAVNEDGRAPSIWDTFAHKSGKIDDNMTGDVTCDHYHKYKEDIAHMKDLGIRNYRFSLSWSRIIPEGSGKVNQKGLDFYSRLVDELLTAGITPYATLFHWDLPQALQDAGGWANRETAYKYRDYADVVCTALGGRVKNWMTHNEPWVHSFVGHLYGDHAPGLKDLKTALQTAHHMLLAHGLAIPVIREKSPGARIGIVNNLEWIEPASMDSRDRDAADRHDGAFNRWFLDPVFYGSYPKDMMDWYGSDAPEILSGDMKTISAPIDFLGVNFYTRRIIAHENHGNFLKCRQVRYPFMKKSNYEEWENNAEGLYRLLIRLKTDYGNPEMMITENGTPLPDVLEANGEVHDPERIDYLYRHMGAAWQAIEDGVRLKGYFVWSLLDNFEWCLGFTKRFGLLYTDYETGKRIVKDSGHWYSDVCRKNRIEL, encoded by the coding sequence ATGAAAGATATTTATACATTTCCGGAAAACTTCAAATGGGGAACCGCAACAGCTTCCTACCAGATCGAAGGAGCTGTCAATGAAGATGGCAGAGCCCCCAGTATCTGGGACACCTTCGCCCATAAATCCGGGAAAATTGATGATAATATGACTGGGGATGTCACTTGTGACCATTATCATAAATACAAGGAAGACATCGCCCACATGAAAGATCTGGGTATCAGGAATTACCGATTTTCCCTGTCCTGGTCCAGAATTATCCCGGAGGGATCTGGAAAGGTGAACCAGAAAGGCCTGGATTTCTACAGCAGGCTGGTCGACGAATTACTGACTGCCGGAATAACCCCCTATGCGACTCTCTTTCACTGGGACCTGCCCCAGGCCCTGCAGGACGCAGGAGGATGGGCCAACCGGGAGACAGCCTATAAGTACAGAGACTATGCCGATGTGGTCTGTACTGCCCTGGGAGGCCGGGTCAAAAACTGGATGACCCATAATGAACCATGGGTTCATTCCTTTGTGGGCCACCTTTACGGAGATCATGCTCCGGGACTGAAAGACTTAAAAACGGCTCTTCAAACGGCCCATCATATGCTTCTGGCTCATGGTCTGGCCATCCCTGTGATCAGAGAAAAATCTCCCGGCGCCCGTATCGGTATCGTCAACAACCTGGAATGGATCGAACCAGCCTCTATGGATTCCCGGGACAGGGATGCGGCGGACCGCCATGACGGAGCTTTCAACCGCTGGTTCCTGGACCCGGTCTTTTACGGCAGCTATCCCAAAGATATGATGGACTGGTATGGTTCGGATGCTCCCGAGATTCTGTCGGGAGATATGAAAACAATCAGTGCTCCCATAGACTTTCTGGGGGTGAATTTTTATACAAGAAGAATCATTGCCCATGAAAATCACGGAAATTTCCTGAAGTGCAGACAGGTCCGATATCCTTTCATGAAGAAGTCTAATTATGAAGAGTGGGAAAATAATGCGGAAGGTTTGTACCGCCTGCTGATCCGGCTGAAGACAGACTACGGCAACCCCGAAATGATGATCACAGAAAATGGCACTCCACTACCGGATGTTCTGGAAGCAAACGGAGAGGTTCATGATCCGGAAAGGATTGATTACCTTTACAGGCATATGGGTGCGGCCTGGCAGGCGATTGAAGACGGAGTCAGACTGAAGGGTTACTTTGTCTGGTCCCTGCTGGACAATTTCGAGTGGTGTCTGGGCTTTACGAAGCGCTTCGGCCTTCTCTATACAGACTATGAAACAGGGAAGCGTATTGTCAAAGACAGCGGACACTGGTATTCAGATGTGTGCCGGAAGAACAGAATAGAGTTGTAA
- a CDS encoding glycoside hydrolase family 88 protein, producing MDDIIIKNVALALLCMQRYSWEQGVAAQAFLERREYKRVLLLCREAVCRQIEDGRLASMGEPTAVTDHAAIGEALVFTARTSHDMTLQQAVKKMADYLLNLAPRSPKGIIYHLVKEPQIWVDSMYMSPPFLAAYGCKEEALNQLMGMKDCLYDEDRKLYSHIWDDKTQTFLRKSYWGVGNGWAAAGIVRVLKTLGNEFLVEKQQLLDHLRELIDSFLSYTREDFLFHDVLDQPSSFVETNSAQMIGYTIFRCLESKWINPSYFEVAKNIREAVHKKVDQDGLVQGVCGAPQFVSSGVAPEGQSFFLLMEAAYKDLMNASSGD from the coding sequence ATGGATGATATTATTATAAAAAATGTTGCATTGGCCCTTCTATGTATGCAAAGGTATTCTTGGGAGCAAGGTGTTGCTGCTCAAGCTTTTCTTGAGAGGAGAGAGTACAAGAGAGTGCTACTCCTCTGCCGCGAGGCCGTCTGTCGTCAAATTGAGGATGGGCGTCTTGCATCCATGGGTGAACCCACTGCCGTGACAGATCACGCTGCCATCGGAGAAGCCTTAGTCTTTACAGCAAGAACCTCCCATGATATGACCTTGCAGCAAGCTGTGAAAAAAATGGCTGATTATCTTCTGAATCTGGCTCCCAGGTCCCCCAAAGGAATCATTTATCATCTGGTAAAGGAGCCTCAGATCTGGGTGGATTCTATGTATATGTCCCCTCCGTTTTTAGCGGCTTATGGCTGCAAAGAAGAGGCCTTAAATCAACTCATGGGAATGAAAGACTGTTTATATGATGAAGACAGGAAACTCTACTCTCATATCTGGGATGATAAAACACAGACCTTCCTGCGGAAAAGTTACTGGGGAGTCGGTAATGGATGGGCTGCCGCGGGAATTGTCCGAGTACTGAAGACCCTGGGGAATGAATTTCTTGTTGAGAAACAACAATTATTAGATCATCTTCGAGAACTGATTGATAGTTTTCTTTCCTATACCCGGGAAGATTTTCTTTTCCATGATGTTCTGGATCAACCCTCTTCTTTTGTTGAAACAAATTCAGCTCAGATGATTGGCTATACCATTTTCCGCTGTCTTGAATCAAAATGGATTAATCCTTCCTATTTTGAAGTGGCAAAGAATATTCGGGAGGCCGTCCATAAAAAAGTAGATCAGGATGGACTTGTTCAAGGAGTCTGCGGAGCTCCCCAGTTTGTCAGCTCTGGGGTTGCTCCGGAAGGACAGTCGTTTTTCTTACTGATGGAAGCCGCTTATAAAGACTTGATGAATGCTTCATCCGGGGATTAG
- a CDS encoding formate C-acetyltransferase/glycerol dehydratase family glycyl radical enzyme: MTDSYKEHEGESRRMNRAYALAKALEEIRIKIYPGELIVGNRTAEVRAGVVSPEAGISWIDDEIESLETRPQDKFRVRPEDIVTFREEILPYWKGRTLEDIIRARHGDEISAIGLVAKINQKDHPQGHICPDTEKWLRIGPAGLKKEVQSYLKDKSAELTVEQREFYEAEIIVLSAAQVFIRRYADLAEQLASEDQSRTLESLEIAASCRRLVEEAPENFRDALQSLWFLYVLLQMESNASSFSPGRADQYLYPYWKKDMESGGLNFDSSLELVEALWLKFNQIVYLRNSNSAKYFAGFPIGFNVALGGQSPDGRDSSNELSFLMLKAQDHLGLPQPNLSARLFKDSAQDFLEECSRVIGRGSGMPQIFNDESIIPALEAQGIKHEDAVNYAIVGCVELTTHGNALGWSDAAMFNLVKVLELTLNNGVCLLSGKQIGLPLGTLESYKSYEELETAYRKQMDHFVDRMMLMCDKVDRIHAEVVPSAFLSSVIEGCQESAQDVTAGGALYNLSGIQAIQVANLADSLAVIKKMVFEDKSISSSELLDALRNNYQNNEILRQRILNKIPKYGNDIDWVDEIGAFWVGFFAGRMKEFTNARGGHYHTGLYTVSAHIPMGHNVGASPDGRLAKDPLADGGVSAMYGRDVSGPTALLKSVSKINPEHSSNGSLLNMKFLPDFFKTETGILKFTQLLRTFVRLHINHVQFNVLRKEDLLAARAHPEQYKGLTVRVAGYTAYFVELAGDLQEEIIARTTYSDA, encoded by the coding sequence ATTACCGACTCCTACAAAGAACATGAAGGAGAATCCAGAAGGATGAACAGGGCCTATGCCCTGGCTAAAGCTCTGGAAGAAATAAGAATTAAGATCTATCCGGGAGAACTCATTGTCGGGAACCGGACCGCCGAAGTCCGGGCAGGAGTTGTTTCACCTGAAGCGGGAATCTCCTGGATCGATGATGAGATTGAAAGTCTTGAAACCAGACCCCAGGACAAGTTTAGGGTCAGACCCGAAGATATTGTCACTTTCCGGGAAGAGATCCTTCCCTACTGGAAAGGAAGGACCCTTGAAGATATCATCCGGGCACGCCACGGAGATGAGATTTCCGCAATCGGACTTGTGGCAAAGATCAATCAGAAAGATCATCCCCAGGGGCATATCTGTCCGGATACAGAGAAATGGCTCAGAATCGGTCCTGCCGGTCTGAAAAAAGAAGTCCAATCCTATCTGAAGGACAAAAGCGCAGAACTGACAGTAGAACAGCGTGAATTCTATGAGGCAGAAATCATTGTACTCTCTGCAGCTCAGGTTTTTATCCGGCGTTATGCGGATCTGGCAGAGCAGCTGGCCTCAGAGGATCAAAGCCGGACATTGGAATCTCTTGAAATAGCCGCGAGTTGTAGAAGGCTTGTTGAAGAGGCTCCTGAAAATTTCAGAGATGCTCTCCAGTCCTTATGGTTCCTCTATGTTCTGCTCCAGATGGAATCCAATGCGTCTTCTTTTTCTCCGGGAAGAGCCGATCAGTATCTGTACCCTTATTGGAAAAAGGATATGGAATCAGGGGGTCTGAATTTTGATTCATCCCTGGAACTGGTGGAAGCACTCTGGTTAAAGTTTAATCAGATCGTTTACTTGAGAAATTCCAACAGTGCCAAATACTTTGCAGGATTTCCCATCGGCTTTAATGTGGCTTTGGGCGGACAGAGTCCTGACGGCAGGGACAGTTCTAATGAGCTGTCCTTCCTGATGCTGAAAGCTCAGGATCATCTGGGGCTTCCTCAACCTAACCTGTCTGCCAGACTTTTTAAGGATAGTGCCCAGGACTTCTTAGAGGAGTGTTCCCGGGTTATCGGAAGAGGGAGCGGGATGCCTCAGATCTTTAATGATGAGAGCATCATACCGGCTTTAGAAGCTCAGGGTATTAAACATGAGGATGCCGTCAATTATGCCATTGTCGGCTGTGTGGAACTGACAACCCATGGCAATGCTCTGGGCTGGAGTGATGCGGCCATGTTTAACCTGGTAAAGGTTCTTGAGCTCACTTTGAATAACGGGGTGTGCCTGCTTTCGGGTAAACAGATCGGTCTTCCCCTGGGGACTTTGGAAAGTTATAAAAGCTATGAAGAACTTGAAACCGCCTACAGAAAGCAGATGGATCATTTTGTTGATCGGATGATGCTGATGTGTGACAAAGTGGATCGTATTCATGCCGAAGTCGTCCCCTCGGCGTTTCTTTCATCTGTCATTGAAGGCTGTCAGGAATCTGCACAGGATGTCACCGCAGGAGGGGCTCTCTATAACCTTTCCGGTATTCAGGCCATACAGGTCGCTAATCTGGCAGATAGTCTGGCTGTTATTAAAAAAATGGTATTTGAAGATAAGAGCATCAGCAGTTCCGAATTGCTGGACGCTTTGAGGAATAACTACCAGAACAATGAAATCCTGCGGCAGAGAATCCTGAATAAGATTCCCAAATATGGCAATGATATTGACTGGGTCGATGAAATAGGTGCTTTCTGGGTAGGATTCTTTGCCGGGCGTATGAAAGAGTTCACCAACGCCCGTGGAGGACACTACCACACCGGTTTGTATACTGTTTCTGCCCACATCCCGATGGGCCATAATGTGGGAGCTTCACCAGATGGGCGTCTGGCCAAAGATCCCCTGGCTGACGGTGGGGTCTCCGCCATGTATGGCCGTGATGTCAGCGGGCCTACGGCATTATTGAAGTCGGTCTCAAAGATAAACCCGGAGCACAGCAGCAACGGCTCCCTGCTGAATATGAAATTTCTGCCTGATTTTTTCAAAACAGAGACAGGTATTCTCAAGTTTACACAACTGCTTCGAACTTTTGTCAGGCTTCATATCAATCATGTCCAGTTCAATGTCCTTAGAAAGGAGGACCTTCTGGCAGCCAGAGCCCATCCAGAACAGTATAAGGGGCTTACAGTACGTGTTGCCGGGTACACCGCCTACTTTGTCGAGCTTGCCGGAGACTTGCAGGAAGAAATCATTGCCCGAACAACATACAGTGATGCATAA